In a genomic window of Thermosynechococcus sp. CL-1:
- a CDS encoding iron uptake porin yields MSRIFPGLVLTSPILLLGVLAGAATAADTALSNFSSTQFQTPTAGAESLTTLPTSTTLVAQNRRSNLSVPSVAELEVGRVPTTSSMGQVTSVSQLSDVRPTDWAYQALASLVEKYGCIAGYPDGTFRGNRAATRYEMAAALNACLDVISDRFATKEDLETLRRLMQEFANELAVIKGRVTNLEGRVANLEATQFATLTKLNATVIFNVSDILTNERALRPGLGGAQPAIDDNTVVNNRVRLNLDTSFYGKDRLRLRLQAANITGYAALMGTNMGRLGYDGTNNNQFELQKAFYSFPVTRRGQMILDFVGGEFNDNVNNFNPFLQSSDTGALSRFGRYHPIYRAGSAANAAGVTFKYDLIQNKERGTGVTLNVGYLAPFANDPDRVANNGLNGFFDGAYAALAQVDVRPMKNLALGVTYTHSYGLDPFGGTGSSGFRSAANPLGNVGNNVPNQAADAVGFQFTYRPIKQLNVAGWAGYANVYGVRGAALAGGRREAEIVNWAITFASPDLWRKGDVLGLVFGQPPQLISITNVPPTLGDGSYTRFNSYHLEGFYRFAVSRNISITPGVIAIFNPNSNSNNDPIVVGAVRTTFSF; encoded by the coding sequence ATGTCCCGCATTTTTCCGGGGTTGGTTTTGACCTCGCCTATTTTATTGTTGGGTGTGCTGGCAGGTGCAGCAACAGCCGCTGATACCGCTTTGAGCAACTTCAGTAGCACTCAGTTTCAAACCCCTACTGCTGGTGCTGAATCCCTAACCACACTGCCCACCAGCACGACACTTGTTGCCCAAAATCGCCGCAGCAACCTCTCTGTGCCCTCAGTGGCCGAACTAGAAGTGGGGCGTGTCCCTACGACATCGAGCATGGGTCAAGTGACCTCTGTAAGCCAACTCTCGGATGTGCGCCCTACAGACTGGGCCTATCAGGCCTTGGCCTCTCTTGTCGAGAAATACGGCTGTATTGCCGGTTATCCCGATGGCACCTTCCGTGGCAATCGTGCCGCTACTCGTTATGAAATGGCAGCCGCTTTGAATGCCTGCCTCGATGTAATTAGCGATCGCTTTGCCACCAAGGAAGACCTTGAAACCCTGCGCCGCCTGATGCAGGAATTTGCCAATGAACTCGCCGTCATCAAAGGCCGCGTCACCAACCTTGAAGGCCGCGTCGCCAACCTCGAAGCCACTCAATTTGCCACCCTCACTAAGCTCAACGCTACGGTTATCTTCAACGTCTCCGATATATTAACGAACGAGCGGGCACTACGTCCTGGTCTAGGTGGTGCGCAACCCGCAATTGATGATAACACTGTTGTTAACAACCGCGTTCGTCTCAACCTCGATACCAGCTTCTATGGCAAGGATCGCCTACGGTTGCGCTTGCAAGCAGCTAATATTACTGGTTATGCCGCATTGATGGGCACCAATATGGGGCGCCTTGGCTATGATGGCACTAATAACAACCAATTTGAACTGCAAAAAGCCTTCTACAGCTTCCCAGTGACCCGTCGCGGTCAAATGATCCTAGATTTTGTGGGGGGTGAGTTCAACGACAATGTCAACAATTTCAACCCCTTCCTCCAATCCAGTGATACGGGTGCCCTCTCTCGCTTTGGGCGTTATCATCCCATCTACCGCGCAGGAAGTGCTGCCAATGCTGCGGGTGTGACCTTTAAGTACGACCTCATCCAAAATAAGGAACGGGGCACCGGCGTCACCCTCAATGTGGGCTACCTTGCACCCTTTGCCAACGACCCTGATCGAGTTGCGAACAATGGCCTCAATGGCTTCTTTGATGGTGCCTATGCTGCTTTGGCTCAGGTGGATGTGCGCCCCATGAAAAACCTCGCCTTGGGGGTGACCTACACCCACTCCTATGGCCTTGATCCCTTTGGGGGAACAGGTAGCTCTGGTTTCCGCTCAGCGGCAAACCCTTTGGGGAATGTAGGTAACAACGTGCCTAACCAAGCAGCGGATGCGGTGGGCTTCCAGTTTACCTATCGCCCGATCAAGCAGTTGAATGTTGCGGGCTGGGCAGGGTATGCCAATGTTTATGGTGTTCGAGGTGCTGCTCTAGCAGGTGGCCGCCGTGAAGCTGAAATTGTCAACTGGGCCATTACCTTTGCTTCCCCTGACCTCTGGCGGAAGGGAGATGTGCTGGGTCTTGTTTTTGGCCAGCCCCCGCAGCTCATTAGCATCACAAACGTTCCTCCTACCCTAGGCGACGGAAGTTACACGCGCTTCAACTCCTATCACCTAGAGGGCTTCTACCGCTTTGCGGTGAGTCGCAATATCTCGATTACCCCTGGGGTGATTGCCATCTTCAACCCCAACAGCAACTCAAACAACGACCCCATCGTTGTTGGCGCTGTGCGGACAACCTTTAGCTTCTAA
- a CDS encoding DUF3685 domain-containing protein: MSMSPITADASPNFGLIIVEGEDVVRLGLWTGIQQQLGIEPLVFHDGHGLITYLENTPLDQERTPWIVLCDAQLTVNDATTPWLWQWLKQHYPTLRIILTVRPAALELVSLAQQAGVEGIYHRNTALSDLLAGILAIAQGEIVHTVTPPKPPLSVLFPNPWDRWRYQVLQQGLGEMDAWLQALDQYLGRSRLSALERLVCEGRHREIRAARWLVSRFLPHPSQAPPAPVVPPVRPQIEIISQLVDRCLQRMQSDLLNLTSRPLELEVLTLQQRRELLYTILRQWDLLVRTLQATPPSIEFLHQRGSSLLQDLWEQSLREFFRPYRFALGSDADLIEQLLTERETVASVYLKPIPFVAEMLAHLLVQQPLVIHQQTYRYGTAAALEILDALLDHWLLTVANGIVYPLLNRCCYSAVIQQTFFQPQYTSTREMERFRNALSWHYRWRRWVKEPQDIFESRLVLLRLTERGIQELALTVPRQQELMQLEGIPYALTLALEARDALAPPVRAVVAWVGKGVVYLLTQVIGRGLGLIGRGILQGIGQSVGSGWSRSEAQKTSSKP; the protein is encoded by the coding sequence ATGTCGATGTCCCCTATCACTGCTGATGCCTCCCCCAACTTTGGTCTCATCATTGTCGAGGGAGAGGATGTGGTGCGCCTTGGCCTTTGGACAGGAATTCAGCAGCAGTTGGGGATTGAGCCGCTGGTCTTTCACGATGGCCATGGTCTGATCACCTATCTGGAAAACACGCCCCTCGATCAAGAACGCACGCCTTGGATTGTTCTCTGTGATGCCCAACTCACAGTGAATGATGCCACTACCCCTTGGCTGTGGCAGTGGTTGAAGCAGCACTATCCTACCCTGCGGATAATTCTCACTGTCCGACCCGCTGCCCTTGAGTTAGTTTCCCTTGCCCAACAGGCGGGTGTCGAAGGCATTTACCATCGCAATACGGCGCTGAGTGATCTCTTGGCGGGAATTCTGGCCATTGCCCAAGGGGAAATCGTTCACACCGTCACGCCTCCAAAACCCCCCTTGAGTGTGCTCTTTCCCAATCCGTGGGATCGTTGGCGGTATCAGGTTCTGCAGCAGGGATTGGGGGAAATGGATGCGTGGTTACAGGCTTTGGATCAGTACTTGGGGCGATCGCGCCTCTCTGCCCTCGAACGGCTGGTGTGTGAAGGTCGCCATCGGGAAATTCGTGCTGCCCGCTGGTTAGTCTCCCGTTTCTTGCCACACCCGAGTCAAGCCCCTCCTGCGCCAGTGGTGCCCCCCGTGCGTCCGCAGATTGAGATCATTTCCCAATTGGTGGATCGCTGCTTACAACGGATGCAGTCGGATCTCTTGAACCTAACGTCGCGGCCTTTGGAGTTAGAGGTGCTCACCCTACAACAGCGGCGGGAACTGCTCTATACCATCCTGCGGCAGTGGGATCTCCTCGTGCGCACTTTACAAGCAACACCACCCAGTATTGAATTTCTGCACCAGCGGGGTAGCTCCCTACTGCAAGACCTGTGGGAACAGAGCCTGCGGGAGTTTTTTCGTCCCTATCGTTTTGCCCTCGGCAGTGACGCCGATCTGATTGAGCAATTGCTCACAGAAAGAGAAACTGTGGCCAGCGTTTATCTGAAGCCAATCCCCTTTGTGGCGGAGATGCTGGCTCATTTACTGGTGCAACAGCCCCTCGTGATTCATCAGCAGACCTATCGCTACGGCACCGCTGCCGCCTTGGAAATCCTCGATGCCCTCCTTGATCATTGGCTCCTCACTGTCGCCAATGGCATTGTCTATCCGCTGCTGAATCGGTGTTGCTATAGTGCAGTGATTCAACAGACATTTTTTCAGCCGCAATACACCTCAACGCGGGAAATGGAACGCTTTCGCAACGCTCTCTCTTGGCATTACCGCTGGCGGCGCTGGGTCAAGGAACCCCAAGATATCTTTGAAAGTCGTTTGGTCTTACTGCGGCTCACGGAGCGAGGAATTCAGGAACTAGCGCTGACCGTCCCCCGTCAACAGGAACTGATGCAACTCGAGGGGATTCCCTACGCTCTGACCTTGGCGCTGGAGGCGCGTGATGCTTTAGCCCCCCCAGTACGGGCAGTGGTGGCTTGGGTCGGCAAGGGAGTGGTGTATCTGCTGACGCAGGTGATTGGTCGCGGTTTGGGGCTGATTGGCCGCGGCATTTTGCAGGGAATTGGTCAATCCGTTGGCAGTGGCTGGAGTCGCTCTGAAGCCCAAAAAACCTCATCCAAACCTTGA